Proteins from a single region of Bos javanicus breed banteng chromosome 25, ARS-OSU_banteng_1.0, whole genome shotgun sequence:
- the PTCD1 gene encoding pentatricopeptide repeat-containing protein 1, mitochondrial isoform X2 yields the protein MLWWSCDLNLGFLTSGLVLVPLIGLSAFWDNEVDFHYFADLCQAPRRTPEMDFLRLARLFSSPCPVGLSIVRHLDPLRARWAGGRAAGWVSPAPAAFSSSLSQLPLGSQSQKNTGSLSSDPGQPSPTATQEEGEEESFGTLSDKYSSRRMFHKSTAQLYNLRLKEQNTEEDEEGELEPKPWRGPRNTPYWYFFQCKRLIREGKMKKRDLEPSDATYTALFNVCAESPWKDSALQSALKLRQQLQARNFQLNLKTYHALLKMAALCADLRMCLDVFKEIIQKGHVVTEETFSYLLMGCIQDKKTGFRYALQVWRQMLSLGLQPSRHGYNLLLAAARDCGLGDPVVASAVLLRPREETALLQPLAGGRQTRRRAQVGADCSLSAKLHVEALERQLFLEPSQALEGPQEPEEARAPKQAQSGMETKAEPDHPVALTSVAPEPPPWGLEANLLTPGAAPLAVVSFGTVSTPADRLALMGGLEGFLGKMAEHGLRPDIKTLTLLAEVVEPGSPAESSLLSVLDAHRVEPDLTFFNTLMKKKSKLGDLEGAKALLPVLAKRGIVPNLQTFCSLAIGCRRPDDGLRLLSDMRESQMSPNTHIYSTLINAAVKKLDYAYLIDILKDMRRNRVPVNEVVIRQLEFAAQYPPSFDRYKGKNTYLEKIDGFRAYYKQWLKGMPAEETPHPWQKFQTKPKGDQDTSTEADMDKGPGGR from the exons ATGCTTTGGTGGAGCTGCGATCTGAACCTAGGCTTTCTGACCTCAGGACTCGTGCTTGTACCACTTATCGGTCTTTCTGCCTTTTGGGACAACGAAGTTGACTTTCATTATTTTGCTGACCTATGCCAGGCCCCGAGGAGAACGCCGGAAATGGACTTCCTGAGGCTTGCCCGGCTCTTCTCCAGCCCCTGCCCCGTGGGACTGTCCATTGTGCGCCACCTTGACCCTCtcagagccaggtgggctggagGTAGGGCCGCAGGGTGGGTTTCGCCCGCGCCAGCAGCCTTCTCCAGCTCTCTCTCTCAGCTGCCCCTTGGCTCGCAGAGCCAGAAGAACACAGGCAGCCTCAGCTCTGACCCCGGCCAGCCCAGCCCCACGGCCacccaggaggaaggggaggaagagagCTTTGGGACTCTGTCCGACAAATACTCCTCTCGGAGAATGTTCCACAAATCGACGGCCCAGCTGTATAACCTGCGGCTCAAGGAACAGAATACTGAAGAAGATGAGGAAGGGGAGCTGGAACCAAAACCATGGCGGGGCCCCAGAAACACCCCTTACTGGTACTTCTTTCAGTGCAAACGCCTGATCAGGGAAGGAAAG ATGAAGAAGCGGGACCTGGAGCCCTCAGACGCCACCTACACAGCCCTGTTCAACGTGTGCGCCGAGTCCCCCTGGAAGGACTCCGCACTGCAGAGCGCCCTGAAGCTACGGCAGCAGCTTCAGGCCAGAAACTTCCAACTCAACTTGAAAACGTACCATGCCCTGCTGAAGATGGCCGCCCTGTGCGCGGACCTCAGGATGTGCCTGGATGTGTTTAAG GAAATCATCCAGAAAGGGCACGTGGTCACAGAGGAGACCTTCAGTTACCTGCTAATGGGCTGCATCCAAGACAAGAAGACTGGCTTCCGATATGCCCTGCAG GTATGGAGGCAGATGCTGAGTCTGGGGCTCCAGCCGAGCCGGCATGGCTACAACTTGCTGTTGGCGGCAGCTCGGGACTGCGGGCTGGGGGACCCGGTGGTGGCCTCAGCGGTGctcctgaggcccagggaggagaCAGCCCTGCTCCAGCCCCTGGCCGGGGGGCGGCAGACCAGGAGGAGAGCCCAGGTCGGGgcagactgcagcctgtcagcCAAGCTGCACGTGGAGGCCCTGGAGAGGCAGCTGTTTCTGGAACCTTCTCAGGCACTTGAGGGGCCTCAGGAGCCTGAGGAGGCCAGAGCCCCCAAGCAGGCCCAGTCTGGGATGGAGACCAAGGCAGAGCCTGACCACCCGGTGGCTCTCACCTCTGTGGCCCCAGAGCCGCCTCCCTGGGGGCTGGAGGCCAACCTCCTGACCCCGGGGGCGGCCCCCTTGGCTGTGGTCTCCTTTGGGACCGTGAGCACCCCTGCCGACAGACTGGCCTTGATGGGGGGCCTGGAGGGCTTCCTCGGCAAGATGGCGGAGCATGGGCTTCGCCCTGACATCAAAACCCTCACGCTGCTGGCGGAGGTGGTGGAGCCAGGGAGCCCCGCAGAGTCCTCGCTGCTGAGCGTCTTGGATGCGCACAGGGTGGAGCCCGACCTGACCTTCTTCAACACGCTGATGAAGAAGAAGAGCAAGCTGGGCGACCTGGAGGGGGCAAAG GCCCTGCTGCCCGTCCTGGCAAAGAGGGGCATCGTCCCCAACCTGCAGACGTTTTGCAGCCTGGCCATTGGGTGTCGCAGGCCAGATGATGGCCTGCGGCTGCTCTCGGACATGAGG GAGTCCCAGATGAGCCCCAACACCCACATCTACAGCACTCTCATCAACGCGGCTGTCAAGAAGCTGGACTACGCCTATCTCATTGACATCCTGAAGGACATGAGGCGGAACAGAGTCCCCGTGAATGAAGTGGTCATCCGCCAGCTGGAGTTCGCGGCCCAGTACCCACCCAGCTTTGACCGG TACAAAGGGAAAAACACCTACTTGGAGAAGATTGATGGCTTCCGGGCTTATTACAAGCAGTGGCTGAAAGGGATGCCAGCGGAGGAAACCCCCCACCCGTGGCAGAAGTTCCAGACGAAACCAAAAGGAGACCAGGACACCAGCACCGAGGCTGATATGGACAAAGGCCCTGGGGGCAGGTGA
- the CPSF4 gene encoding cleavage and polyadenylation specificity factor subunit 4 isoform X3, which produces MQEIIASVDHIKFDLEIAVEQQLGAQPLPFPGMDKSGAAVCEFFLKAACGKGGMCPFRHISGEKTVVCKHWLRGLCKKGDQCEFLHEYDMTKMPECYFYSKFGECSNKECPFLHIDPESKIKDCPWYDRGFCKHGPLCRHRHTRRVICVNYLVGFCPEGPSCKFMHPRFELPMGTTEQPPLPQQTQPPTKRTPQVIGVMQSQNSSAGSRGPRPLEQVTCYKCGEKGHYANRCTKGHLAFLSGQ; this is translated from the exons ATGCAGGAAATCATCGCCAGCGTGGACCACATCAAGTTTGACTTGGAGATCGCCGTGGAGCAGCAGCTCGGGGCGCAGCCGCTGCCCTTCCCCGGCATGGACA AGTCAGGGGCTGCTGTCTGCGAATTCTTTTTGAAAGCTGCCTGTGGCAAAG GGGGCATGTGCCCGTTCCGCCACATCAGTGGTGAGAAGACGGTGGTGTGCAAACACTGGCTGCGAGGGCTGTGCAAGAAGGGGGACCAGTGCGAGTTCCTGCACGAGTACGACATGACCAAGATGCCCGAGTGCTACTTCTACTCCAAGTTCG GGGAGTGCAGCAACAAGGAGTGCCCCTTCCTGCACATCGACCCCGAGTCCAAGATCAAGGACTGCCCATGGTACGACCGCGGCTTCTGCAAGCACG GCCCCCTGTGCAGGCACCGGCACACGCGGAGGGTCATCTGTGTCAATTACCTCGTGGGATTCTGCCCGGAGGGGCCCTCGTGTAAATTCATGCA CCCTCGATTTGAACTGCCGATGGGAACCACTGAGCAGCCCCCACTGCCGCAGCAGACGCAGCCACCCACGAAG AGAACTCCGCAGGTCATCGGGGTCATGCAGAGTCAAAACAGCAGCGCAGGCAGCCGAGGACCCCGGCCGCTGGAGCAGGTCACATGCTACAAG TGTGGTGAAAAAGGACACTATGCCAACAGATGTACCAAAGGGCACTTGGCCTTTCTCAGCGGACAGTGA
- the PTCD1 gene encoding pentatricopeptide repeat-containing protein 1, mitochondrial isoform X1, whose translation MLWWSCDLNLGFLTSGLVLVPLIGLSAFWDNEVDFHYFADLCQAPRRTPEMDFLRLARLFSSPCPVGLSIVRHLDPLRARWAGGRAAGWVSPAPAAFSSSLSQLPLGSQSQKNTGSLSSDPGQPSPTATQEEGEEESFGTLSDKYSSRRMFHKSTAQLYNLRLKEQNTEEDEEGELEPKPWRGPRNTPYWYFFQCKRLIREGKLAEALDLFERQMLKEERLQPLECNYTVLIGGCGRAGYLKKAFRLYNDMKKRDLEPSDATYTALFNVCAESPWKDSALQSALKLRQQLQARNFQLNLKTYHALLKMAALCADLRMCLDVFKEIIQKGHVVTEETFSYLLMGCIQDKKTGFRYALQVWRQMLSLGLQPSRHGYNLLLAAARDCGLGDPVVASAVLLRPREETALLQPLAGGRQTRRRAQVGADCSLSAKLHVEALERQLFLEPSQALEGPQEPEEARAPKQAQSGMETKAEPDHPVALTSVAPEPPPWGLEANLLTPGAAPLAVVSFGTVSTPADRLALMGGLEGFLGKMAEHGLRPDIKTLTLLAEVVEPGSPAESSLLSVLDAHRVEPDLTFFNTLMKKKSKLGDLEGAKALLPVLAKRGIVPNLQTFCSLAIGCRRPDDGLRLLSDMRESQMSPNTHIYSTLINAAVKKLDYAYLIDILKDMRRNRVPVNEVVIRQLEFAAQYPPSFDRYKGKNTYLEKIDGFRAYYKQWLKGMPAEETPHPWQKFQTKPKGDQDTSTEADMDKGPGGR comes from the exons ATGCTTTGGTGGAGCTGCGATCTGAACCTAGGCTTTCTGACCTCAGGACTCGTGCTTGTACCACTTATCGGTCTTTCTGCCTTTTGGGACAACGAAGTTGACTTTCATTATTTTGCTGACCTATGCCAGGCCCCGAGGAGAACGCCGGAAATGGACTTCCTGAGGCTTGCCCGGCTCTTCTCCAGCCCCTGCCCCGTGGGACTGTCCATTGTGCGCCACCTTGACCCTCtcagagccaggtgggctggagGTAGGGCCGCAGGGTGGGTTTCGCCCGCGCCAGCAGCCTTCTCCAGCTCTCTCTCTCAGCTGCCCCTTGGCTCGCAGAGCCAGAAGAACACAGGCAGCCTCAGCTCTGACCCCGGCCAGCCCAGCCCCACGGCCacccaggaggaaggggaggaagagagCTTTGGGACTCTGTCCGACAAATACTCCTCTCGGAGAATGTTCCACAAATCGACGGCCCAGCTGTATAACCTGCGGCTCAAGGAACAGAATACTGAAGAAGATGAGGAAGGGGAGCTGGAACCAAAACCATGGCGGGGCCCCAGAAACACCCCTTACTGGTACTTCTTTCAGTGCAAACGCCTGATCAGGGAAGGAAAG CTGGCCGAGGCCCTGGACCTGTTTGAGAGGCAGATGCTGAAGGAGGAGCGCCTCCAGCCCCTCGAGTGCAACTACACAGTGCTGATCGGGGGCTGCGGGCGGGCCGGCTACCTGAAGAAGGCCTTCAGGCTCTACAACGAC ATGAAGAAGCGGGACCTGGAGCCCTCAGACGCCACCTACACAGCCCTGTTCAACGTGTGCGCCGAGTCCCCCTGGAAGGACTCCGCACTGCAGAGCGCCCTGAAGCTACGGCAGCAGCTTCAGGCCAGAAACTTCCAACTCAACTTGAAAACGTACCATGCCCTGCTGAAGATGGCCGCCCTGTGCGCGGACCTCAGGATGTGCCTGGATGTGTTTAAG GAAATCATCCAGAAAGGGCACGTGGTCACAGAGGAGACCTTCAGTTACCTGCTAATGGGCTGCATCCAAGACAAGAAGACTGGCTTCCGATATGCCCTGCAG GTATGGAGGCAGATGCTGAGTCTGGGGCTCCAGCCGAGCCGGCATGGCTACAACTTGCTGTTGGCGGCAGCTCGGGACTGCGGGCTGGGGGACCCGGTGGTGGCCTCAGCGGTGctcctgaggcccagggaggagaCAGCCCTGCTCCAGCCCCTGGCCGGGGGGCGGCAGACCAGGAGGAGAGCCCAGGTCGGGgcagactgcagcctgtcagcCAAGCTGCACGTGGAGGCCCTGGAGAGGCAGCTGTTTCTGGAACCTTCTCAGGCACTTGAGGGGCCTCAGGAGCCTGAGGAGGCCAGAGCCCCCAAGCAGGCCCAGTCTGGGATGGAGACCAAGGCAGAGCCTGACCACCCGGTGGCTCTCACCTCTGTGGCCCCAGAGCCGCCTCCCTGGGGGCTGGAGGCCAACCTCCTGACCCCGGGGGCGGCCCCCTTGGCTGTGGTCTCCTTTGGGACCGTGAGCACCCCTGCCGACAGACTGGCCTTGATGGGGGGCCTGGAGGGCTTCCTCGGCAAGATGGCGGAGCATGGGCTTCGCCCTGACATCAAAACCCTCACGCTGCTGGCGGAGGTGGTGGAGCCAGGGAGCCCCGCAGAGTCCTCGCTGCTGAGCGTCTTGGATGCGCACAGGGTGGAGCCCGACCTGACCTTCTTCAACACGCTGATGAAGAAGAAGAGCAAGCTGGGCGACCTGGAGGGGGCAAAG GCCCTGCTGCCCGTCCTGGCAAAGAGGGGCATCGTCCCCAACCTGCAGACGTTTTGCAGCCTGGCCATTGGGTGTCGCAGGCCAGATGATGGCCTGCGGCTGCTCTCGGACATGAGG GAGTCCCAGATGAGCCCCAACACCCACATCTACAGCACTCTCATCAACGCGGCTGTCAAGAAGCTGGACTACGCCTATCTCATTGACATCCTGAAGGACATGAGGCGGAACAGAGTCCCCGTGAATGAAGTGGTCATCCGCCAGCTGGAGTTCGCGGCCCAGTACCCACCCAGCTTTGACCGG TACAAAGGGAAAAACACCTACTTGGAGAAGATTGATGGCTTCCGGGCTTATTACAAGCAGTGGCTGAAAGGGATGCCAGCGGAGGAAACCCCCCACCCGTGGCAGAAGTTCCAGACGAAACCAAAAGGAGACCAGGACACCAGCACCGAGGCTGATATGGACAAAGGCCCTGGGGGCAGGTGA
- the CPSF4 gene encoding cleavage and polyadenylation specificity factor subunit 4 isoform X2, producing the protein MQEIIASVDHIKFDLEIAVEQQLGAQPLPFPGMDKSGAAVCEFFLKAACGKGGMCPFRHISGEKTVVCKHWLRGLCKKGDQCEFLHEYDMTKMPECYFYSKFGECSNKECPFLHIDPESKIKDCPWYDRGFCKHGPLCRHRHTRRVICVNYLVGFCPEGPSCKFMHPRFELPMGTTEQPPLPQQTQPPTKQRTPQVIGVMQSQNSSAGSRGPRPLEQVTCYKCGEKGHYANRCTKGHLAFLSGQ; encoded by the exons ATGCAGGAAATCATCGCCAGCGTGGACCACATCAAGTTTGACTTGGAGATCGCCGTGGAGCAGCAGCTCGGGGCGCAGCCGCTGCCCTTCCCCGGCATGGACA AGTCAGGGGCTGCTGTCTGCGAATTCTTTTTGAAAGCTGCCTGTGGCAAAG GGGGCATGTGCCCGTTCCGCCACATCAGTGGTGAGAAGACGGTGGTGTGCAAACACTGGCTGCGAGGGCTGTGCAAGAAGGGGGACCAGTGCGAGTTCCTGCACGAGTACGACATGACCAAGATGCCCGAGTGCTACTTCTACTCCAAGTTCG GGGAGTGCAGCAACAAGGAGTGCCCCTTCCTGCACATCGACCCCGAGTCCAAGATCAAGGACTGCCCATGGTACGACCGCGGCTTCTGCAAGCACG GCCCCCTGTGCAGGCACCGGCACACGCGGAGGGTCATCTGTGTCAATTACCTCGTGGGATTCTGCCCGGAGGGGCCCTCGTGTAAATTCATGCA CCCTCGATTTGAACTGCCGATGGGAACCACTGAGCAGCCCCCACTGCCGCAGCAGACGCAGCCACCCACGAAG CAGAGAACTCCGCAGGTCATCGGGGTCATGCAGAGTCAAAACAGCAGCGCAGGCAGCCGAGGACCCCGGCCGCTGGAGCAGGTCACATGCTACAAG TGTGGTGAAAAAGGACACTATGCCAACAGATGTACCAAAGGGCACTTGGCCTTTCTCAGCGGACAGTGA
- the CPSF4 gene encoding cleavage and polyadenylation specificity factor subunit 4 isoform X1 — protein MQEIIASVDHIKFDLEIAVEQQLGAQPLPFPGMDKSGAAVCEFFLKAACGKGGMCPFRHISGEKTVVCKHWLRGLCKKGDQCEFLHEYDMTKMPECYFYSKFGECSNKECPFLHIDPESKIKDCPWYDRGFCKHGPLCRHRHTRRVICVNYLVGFCPEGPSCKFMHPRFELPMGTTEQPPLPQQTQPPTKQSNNPPLQRSSSLIQLTSQNSSPNQQRTPQVIGVMQSQNSSAGSRGPRPLEQVTCYKCGEKGHYANRCTKGHLAFLSGQ, from the exons ATGCAGGAAATCATCGCCAGCGTGGACCACATCAAGTTTGACTTGGAGATCGCCGTGGAGCAGCAGCTCGGGGCGCAGCCGCTGCCCTTCCCCGGCATGGACA AGTCAGGGGCTGCTGTCTGCGAATTCTTTTTGAAAGCTGCCTGTGGCAAAG GGGGCATGTGCCCGTTCCGCCACATCAGTGGTGAGAAGACGGTGGTGTGCAAACACTGGCTGCGAGGGCTGTGCAAGAAGGGGGACCAGTGCGAGTTCCTGCACGAGTACGACATGACCAAGATGCCCGAGTGCTACTTCTACTCCAAGTTCG GGGAGTGCAGCAACAAGGAGTGCCCCTTCCTGCACATCGACCCCGAGTCCAAGATCAAGGACTGCCCATGGTACGACCGCGGCTTCTGCAAGCACG GCCCCCTGTGCAGGCACCGGCACACGCGGAGGGTCATCTGTGTCAATTACCTCGTGGGATTCTGCCCGGAGGGGCCCTCGTGTAAATTCATGCA CCCTCGATTTGAACTGCCGATGGGAACCACTGAGCAGCCCCCACTGCCGCAGCAGACGCAGCCACCCACGAAG CAAAGTAACAATCCGCCATTACAAAGGTCGTCCTCCTTGATCCAGTTAACGAGTCAGAACTCTTCTCCCAACCAGCAGAGAACTCCGCAGGTCATCGGGGTCATGCAGAGTCAAAACAGCAGCGCAGGCAGCCGAGGACCCCGGCCGCTGGAGCAGGTCACATGCTACAAG TGTGGTGAAAAAGGACACTATGCCAACAGATGTACCAAAGGGCACTTGGCCTTTCTCAGCGGACAGTGA
- the PTCD1 gene encoding pentatricopeptide repeat-containing protein 1, mitochondrial isoform X3, with amino-acid sequence MDFLRLARLFSSPCPVGLSIVRHLDPLRARWAGGRAAGWVSPAPAAFSSSLSQLPLGSQSQKNTGSLSSDPGQPSPTATQEEGEEESFGTLSDKYSSRRMFHKSTAQLYNLRLKEQNTEEDEEGELEPKPWRGPRNTPYWYFFQCKRLIREGKLAEALDLFERQMLKEERLQPLECNYTVLIGGCGRAGYLKKAFRLYNDMKKRDLEPSDATYTALFNVCAESPWKDSALQSALKLRQQLQARNFQLNLKTYHALLKMAALCADLRMCLDVFKEIIQKGHVVTEETFSYLLMGCIQDKKTGFRYALQVWRQMLSLGLQPSRHGYNLLLAAARDCGLGDPVVASAVLLRPREETALLQPLAGGRQTRRRAQVGADCSLSAKLHVEALERQLFLEPSQALEGPQEPEEARAPKQAQSGMETKAEPDHPVALTSVAPEPPPWGLEANLLTPGAAPLAVVSFGTVSTPADRLALMGGLEGFLGKMAEHGLRPDIKTLTLLAEVVEPGSPAESSLLSVLDAHRVEPDLTFFNTLMKKKSKLGDLEGAKALLPVLAKRGIVPNLQTFCSLAIGCRRPDDGLRLLSDMRESQMSPNTHIYSTLINAAVKKLDYAYLIDILKDMRRNRVPVNEVVIRQLEFAAQYPPSFDRYKGKNTYLEKIDGFRAYYKQWLKGMPAEETPHPWQKFQTKPKGDQDTSTEADMDKGPGGR; translated from the exons ATGGACTTCCTGAGGCTTGCCCGGCTCTTCTCCAGCCCCTGCCCCGTGGGACTGTCCATTGTGCGCCACCTTGACCCTCtcagagccaggtgggctggagGTAGGGCCGCAGGGTGGGTTTCGCCCGCGCCAGCAGCCTTCTCCAGCTCTCTCTCTCAGCTGCCCCTTGGCTCGCAGAGCCAGAAGAACACAGGCAGCCTCAGCTCTGACCCCGGCCAGCCCAGCCCCACGGCCacccaggaggaaggggaggaagagagCTTTGGGACTCTGTCCGACAAATACTCCTCTCGGAGAATGTTCCACAAATCGACGGCCCAGCTGTATAACCTGCGGCTCAAGGAACAGAATACTGAAGAAGATGAGGAAGGGGAGCTGGAACCAAAACCATGGCGGGGCCCCAGAAACACCCCTTACTGGTACTTCTTTCAGTGCAAACGCCTGATCAGGGAAGGAAAG CTGGCCGAGGCCCTGGACCTGTTTGAGAGGCAGATGCTGAAGGAGGAGCGCCTCCAGCCCCTCGAGTGCAACTACACAGTGCTGATCGGGGGCTGCGGGCGGGCCGGCTACCTGAAGAAGGCCTTCAGGCTCTACAACGAC ATGAAGAAGCGGGACCTGGAGCCCTCAGACGCCACCTACACAGCCCTGTTCAACGTGTGCGCCGAGTCCCCCTGGAAGGACTCCGCACTGCAGAGCGCCCTGAAGCTACGGCAGCAGCTTCAGGCCAGAAACTTCCAACTCAACTTGAAAACGTACCATGCCCTGCTGAAGATGGCCGCCCTGTGCGCGGACCTCAGGATGTGCCTGGATGTGTTTAAG GAAATCATCCAGAAAGGGCACGTGGTCACAGAGGAGACCTTCAGTTACCTGCTAATGGGCTGCATCCAAGACAAGAAGACTGGCTTCCGATATGCCCTGCAG GTATGGAGGCAGATGCTGAGTCTGGGGCTCCAGCCGAGCCGGCATGGCTACAACTTGCTGTTGGCGGCAGCTCGGGACTGCGGGCTGGGGGACCCGGTGGTGGCCTCAGCGGTGctcctgaggcccagggaggagaCAGCCCTGCTCCAGCCCCTGGCCGGGGGGCGGCAGACCAGGAGGAGAGCCCAGGTCGGGgcagactgcagcctgtcagcCAAGCTGCACGTGGAGGCCCTGGAGAGGCAGCTGTTTCTGGAACCTTCTCAGGCACTTGAGGGGCCTCAGGAGCCTGAGGAGGCCAGAGCCCCCAAGCAGGCCCAGTCTGGGATGGAGACCAAGGCAGAGCCTGACCACCCGGTGGCTCTCACCTCTGTGGCCCCAGAGCCGCCTCCCTGGGGGCTGGAGGCCAACCTCCTGACCCCGGGGGCGGCCCCCTTGGCTGTGGTCTCCTTTGGGACCGTGAGCACCCCTGCCGACAGACTGGCCTTGATGGGGGGCCTGGAGGGCTTCCTCGGCAAGATGGCGGAGCATGGGCTTCGCCCTGACATCAAAACCCTCACGCTGCTGGCGGAGGTGGTGGAGCCAGGGAGCCCCGCAGAGTCCTCGCTGCTGAGCGTCTTGGATGCGCACAGGGTGGAGCCCGACCTGACCTTCTTCAACACGCTGATGAAGAAGAAGAGCAAGCTGGGCGACCTGGAGGGGGCAAAG GCCCTGCTGCCCGTCCTGGCAAAGAGGGGCATCGTCCCCAACCTGCAGACGTTTTGCAGCCTGGCCATTGGGTGTCGCAGGCCAGATGATGGCCTGCGGCTGCTCTCGGACATGAGG GAGTCCCAGATGAGCCCCAACACCCACATCTACAGCACTCTCATCAACGCGGCTGTCAAGAAGCTGGACTACGCCTATCTCATTGACATCCTGAAGGACATGAGGCGGAACAGAGTCCCCGTGAATGAAGTGGTCATCCGCCAGCTGGAGTTCGCGGCCCAGTACCCACCCAGCTTTGACCGG TACAAAGGGAAAAACACCTACTTGGAGAAGATTGATGGCTTCCGGGCTTATTACAAGCAGTGGCTGAAAGGGATGCCAGCGGAGGAAACCCCCCACCCGTGGCAGAAGTTCCAGACGAAACCAAAAGGAGACCAGGACACCAGCACCGAGGCTGATATGGACAAAGGCCCTGGGGGCAGGTGA
- the ATP5MF gene encoding ATP synthase subunit f, mitochondrial: protein MASVVPLKEKKLLEVKLGELPSWILMRDFTPSGIAGAFQRGYYRYYNKYVNVKKGSIAGLSMVLAAYVFLNYCRSYKELKHERLRKYH from the exons ATGGCGTCAGTCG TACCACTGAAGGAGAAGAAGCTCCTGGAAGTCAAACTAGGGGAGTTGCCAAGCTGGATACTGATGCGGGATTTCACCCCTTCAGGCATCGCTGGAGCATTTCAAAGAG GTTACTATCGGTATTACAACAAGTACGTGAATGTGAAGAAAGGGAGCATCGCGGGGCTCTCGATGGTGCTGGCGGCCTACGTGTTTTTAAACTACTGCCGCTCTTATAAGGAGCTCA AACACGAGCGGCTCCGCAAGTACCACTGA